Genomic DNA from Comamonas antarctica:
CGTCGCGCGCCAGCAGGCGCAGCAGCAGTTCGTTGAGGTACAGCCCCGAGAGCAGTGCATCGGCCATCGGCATCACATGGCCGCCGGCCCACTCCGCGCCCTTGAGGGTGTGGATCTCGGCGTTGCCCTCGGCGCCCAAGGTGTAGGTCACGCGCAGCGGCTGCAGCGGCAGCAGCACCGGGCGGAAGTTGGAGGTCGGCTTCTTCGCGCCGCGCGCCGCCAGCGCGACCCGGCCGCGGTGGCGTGTGAAGACCTCCAGGATCAGGCTGGATTCGCTCCAGTCATAGCGGTGGAGCACAAAGGCGGGTTCGTCGGAGACGCGCTTGGCGGCCATGCGGGCCTCAGAACATGTCCATGGACATGTTCCCGAGCTTATTCGTAACCGAAGGAGCGCACGCGCGCTTCGTCGTCGGCCCAGCCCGAGCGCACCTTGACCCAGACTTCGAGGAACACCTTGCCGTCGAGCAGGCGCTCGAGCTCCTGGCGCGCCTCGGTGCTGATGCGCTTGAGGCGCTCGCCCTTGTCGCCGATGACCATGGCCTTGTGGCCTTCGCGCTCGACGACGATGGTCACCGCGGTGCGCACGAAGCGCTTGTGCAGCTTGCTCTTTTCCTCGGTGAACTTGTCGAGCACGACCGTCGAGGTATAGGGCAGCTCGTCGCCGGTGAAGCGAAACAGCTTCTCGCGCACGGTCTCGGTGACCAGGAACTTCTCGCTGCGGTCGGTGAGCTCGTCCGGGCCGTAGAACCAGGGCTGCTCGGGCAGGTACTTCTCGCAGATGCCGAACAGGCGCTGGATGTCGTCGCGCTTCTTGGCCGACATCGGCACGAATTCAGCGAACGGGTGGCGTTCCTGCATGCTCTTGAGCCAGGGCGCGATATCGCCGCGGCGGTGCACCTGGTCGAGCTTGTTGGCGATGAGCAGTGTCGGAATGCCAGGCTTGAACAGGCTCAGCACCTTGGCATCGGCCAGCGTGAAGTTGCCGGCCTCGACGACGAACAGGATCAGGTCGACATCGCTGATCGCGCCCATGACGGTCTTGTT
This window encodes:
- the era gene encoding GTPase Era — protein: MNDATHDVAGDAGDENPAQHDPIGAMLAAAGAPLHVEGQRCGLIAIVGKPNVGKSTLMNALVGQKISITSRKAQTTRHRITGIATREATQFVFVDTPGFQTHHSTALNKSLNKTVMGAISDVDLILFVVEAGNFTLADAKVLSLFKPGIPTLLIANKLDQVHRRGDIAPWLKSMQERHPFAEFVPMSAKKRDDIQRLFGICEKYLPEQPWFYGPDELTDRSEKFLVTETVREKLFRFTGDELPYTSTVVLDKFTEEKSKLHKRFVRTAVTIVVEREGHKAMVIGDKGERLKRISTEARQELERLLDGKVFLEVWVKVRSGWADDEARVRSFGYE